A window of Psychroflexus sp. ALD_RP9 contains these coding sequences:
- a CDS encoding inorganic diphosphatase, producing the protein MTFDAFIEIPRGSRNKYEYDFDTKTMRFDRMLYTSMVYPADYGFVPETLALDNDPLDVLVLFTHPVIPGCVAEVRPVGVLHMSDEKGPDEKIICVPVDDPMGKAIQKFDDVNPQLIEEIEHFFRTYKDLEDKEVTIGNWGDEVEAKELVETAVKRYNESDRSEHNYAL; encoded by the coding sequence ATGACATTTGATGCTTTTATAGAAATACCAAGAGGTAGTCGTAATAAATACGAGTATGATTTTGATACAAAAACGATGAGATTCGATCGTATGCTATACACTTCAATGGTATATCCAGCCGATTATGGTTTCGTACCAGAGACTTTAGCTTTAGATAATGATCCACTAGATGTGCTAGTTTTATTTACGCATCCAGTTATTCCAGGTTGTGTTGCTGAAGTTAGACCAGTTGGTGTTTTGCATATGTCTGACGAAAAAGGTCCGGATGAAAAGATTATCTGTGTTCCAGTTGATGACCCAATGGGTAAAGCAATTCAAAAATTTGATGATGTTAATCCTCAGTTAATAGAAGAGATTGAGCATTTCTTTAGAACTTATAAAGATTTAGAAGATAAAGAAGTTACAATAGGGAATTGGGGAGACGAAGTTGAAGCAAAAGAACTTGTAGAAACAGCTGTAAAACGTTATAATGAAAGTGACAGAAGCGAACATAATTACGCTTTGTAG
- the ffh gene encoding signal recognition particle protein, producing MFDSLSDKLDKAFHVLKGHGQITEVNVAETLKEVRRALVDADVNFKIAKNFTNTVKEKAIGQNVLKSLKPNQLMVKIVKDELTDLMGGDAEGVDLSSSPSVILMSGLQGSGKTTFSGKLANFLKTKKTRKPLLVACDVYRPAAIDQLHVVGEQINVEVFSNKEEKNPVKIAQDAIAHAKQNGHNVVILDTAGRLAVDEQMMNEISDIHQTIQPNETLFVVDAMTGQDAVNTAKAFNDVLDFDGVILTKLDGDTRGGAAISIKSVVNKPIKFIGTGEKMDAIDIFYPSRMADRILGMGDVVSLVERAQEQYDEEEARKLQKKIAKNKFGFDDFLSQIQQVKKMGSMKDLMGMIPGAGKMMKNMDIDDDAFKHIEAIIHSMTPKERANPNIINSSRKRRIGKGSGTSVQEVNQLLKQFSQMSKMMKMMQGGGGKKMMQMMQNMKQ from the coding sequence ATGTTTGATAGTTTAAGTGATAAGTTAGATAAAGCCTTTCATGTACTTAAAGGTCACGGTCAAATTACCGAAGTAAATGTAGCCGAAACTTTAAAAGAAGTTAGAAGAGCTCTAGTTGATGCTGATGTTAACTTTAAAATTGCTAAGAATTTTACAAATACTGTAAAAGAAAAGGCTATTGGTCAAAACGTTTTAAAATCATTAAAGCCTAACCAATTAATGGTAAAAATCGTTAAAGACGAATTAACAGATTTGATGGGTGGCGATGCTGAAGGTGTTGATTTATCAAGCTCACCATCGGTTATTTTAATGTCTGGCTTGCAAGGTTCTGGTAAAACGACATTTTCAGGTAAGCTTGCTAACTTTCTAAAAACAAAAAAAACACGTAAACCTTTATTAGTAGCATGTGATGTTTATAGACCAGCTGCTATAGATCAATTACACGTAGTTGGAGAACAAATAAATGTTGAAGTTTTCTCTAATAAAGAAGAAAAAAATCCTGTTAAGATTGCGCAAGATGCTATTGCACACGCTAAACAAAATGGCCACAATGTAGTTATTCTTGATACCGCGGGTCGATTGGCTGTAGATGAGCAAATGATGAATGAAATTTCAGACATACACCAAACAATTCAACCTAATGAAACGCTCTTTGTAGTTGATGCTATGACAGGTCAGGATGCTGTAAATACTGCAAAAGCTTTTAATGATGTTTTAGATTTTGATGGCGTTATTTTAACCAAATTAGATGGTGATACGCGTGGCGGTGCTGCTATTTCTATCAAATCAGTCGTTAATAAACCAATTAAATTTATTGGTACTGGAGAAAAGATGGATGCCATAGACATTTTTTATCCATCACGTATGGCTGATAGAATTTTAGGAATGGGTGACGTTGTCTCTTTAGTAGAACGTGCTCAGGAGCAATATGACGAAGAGGAAGCCAGAAAACTTCAGAAGAAAATCGCTAAAAATAAATTTGGTTTTGATGATTTTCTTAGCCAAATCCAGCAAGTTAAAAAAATGGGTAGCATGAAAGACTTGATGGGTATGATTCCTGGCGCTGGAAAAATGATGAAAAACATGGATATAGATGATGATGCCTTTAAGCATATTGAAGCTATTATTCATTCTATGACACCAAAAGAGCGTGCAAATCCTAATATTATCAATTCAAGTCGTAAACGTAGAATTGGTAAAGGCTCTGGTACTTCTGTTCAAGAGGTTAACCAATTGCTCAAACAATTTAGCCAAATGAGCAAAATGATGAAAATGATGCAAGGCGGCGGTGGAAAAAAGATGATGCAAATGATGCAAAACATGAAGCAATAA